A region of Toxorhynchites rutilus septentrionalis strain SRP chromosome 1, ASM2978413v1, whole genome shotgun sequence DNA encodes the following proteins:
- the LOC129780325 gene encoding piggyBac transposable element-derived protein 4-like: MSSDNESDDDLEKELEEICGFSPDVSEDGFETDAESFAGNNSDVSIIDILVASDNSDDYDKDSETERNTSEKELCVSGLRNQPNELEETFGLSDNLDTSEDELEDDSEALKSRKSLPVFLDKLSLRKNDHAKDVRMEKNASTNEPQPASSGLQNRKLTTEAASEKCNIDTDTANDDQPDDDCSEMDQSDEEENDWKKTDWPQQPNANNFDNVRLQASDNFPHNTKPSVYFAKFFDDSVIELLVTQTNMYAAQQKSRSWEPVSQDLMKAFLGITILMGLKPLPAVELYWSTDPFFWTEEIAAIMPCKRFKKIMENLHLNDNSAMPSRNSDQFDKLFKVRPLLNLLNSACQNAAKCTSSQSIDEAMIQFKGRSSMKQYMPLKPVKRGYKVWVRADSETGYVFQFDIYSGKRDNKAPTVGLGAQVVKQLTKQLIQNGFQGHFSFDRFFTSYEIVQYLFDHGIHVTATVNCNRSDLPVLIKQHKSQSKMRKHFRRGQYKWRVKKNVAFIMWQDVKMVTLLTTAFHPLTEKATCERTQHDGTTKTLPCPKAIVEYINRMGGVDRFDQKRKSYEVGRKSKKWWMRIFYFCINLAITNAHLLYSSNSRIRNPMLQLQFRLKLARDLVGDYTCRKRSLQAEPKYATKKPKMSSNYQKERVPDNLRLTDVGSHQLEQLPEYRRCRLCSTKTRNKRSKIQCTKCKVTLCATPCFRLFHEEQSLS, from the exons ATGTCGAGTGACAATGAATCGGATGATGACCTCGAAAAAGAGTTGGAGGAGATTTGTGGATTTTCTCCTGATGTATCTGAGGATGGTTTTGAAACAGATGCGGAATCGTTTGCCGGCAACAATTCGGATGTATCCATAATCGATATTCTTGTGGCAAGTGACAATTCTGATGACTATGATAAGGACAGTGAAACTGAACGGAATACATCTGAAAAAGAATTGTGCGTCTCTGGTCTCCGTAACC AACCGAACGAATTAGAGGAGACTTTTGGACTGTCCGATAATCTCGATACGTCTGAGGACGAGCTGGAAGATGATTCAGAAGCACTAAAAAGCCGCAAATCGCTTCCAGTTTTCCTCGATAAGCTTTCGCTAAGAAAAAATGATCATGCTAAAGACGTCAGGATGGAAAAAAATGCCTCGACAAATGAACCACAACCGGCTTCTTCCGGTCTCCAGAACC GGAAGCTAACTACTGAAGCTGCATCCGAAAAATGTAACATAGACACAGACACAGCGAACGACGATCAACCGGATGATGATTGTTCTGAGATGGACCAATCAGACGAAGAAGAAAATGACTGGAAAAAAACTGATTGGCCTCAGCAACCCAACGCGAACAATTTtgataatgttcgtttgcaagCCTCGGATAATTTTCCGCATAACACGAAACCGTCGgtttattttgcaaaattttttGACGACAGTGTAATAGAACTGTTGGTTACACAAACAAACATGTACGCAGCTCAACAGAAAAGTCGAAGTTGGGAGCCGGTGTCTCAAGATCTAATGAAAGCTTTTCTTGGAATTACAATATTGATGGGACTAAAGCCACTGCCTGCTGTTGAGCTGTATTGGTCCACTGACCCCTTCTTCTGGACGGAAGAGATCGCTGCTATTATGCCGTGCAAACGATTTAAGAAAATTATGGAGAACCTACATCTGAATGACAACAGCGCGATGCCTTCGAGGAATTCCGATCAATTTGACAAGTTGTTCAAGGTTCGCCCACTTCTTAACTTATTGAACTCTGCATGCCAGAATGCTGCAAAATGCACATCATCGCAGTCGATTGATGAAGCAATGATTCAATTCAAAGGCCGATCATCAATGAAACAGTATATGCCACTCAAGCCGGTGAAAAGAGGATATAAGGTCTGGGTCAGGGCCGACAGCGAAACAGGATACGTATTCCAATTCGACATTTATTCCGGTAAACGTGACAATAAAGCACCAACTGTCGGTCTGGGGGCACAAGTAGTAAAGCAGTTGACCAAGCAACTAATCCAAAATGGTTTTCAAGGTCATTTCAGTTTTGACAGATTTTTTACCTCCTACGAAATAGTACAATATCTATTTGATCACGGAATTCACGTAACAGCTACAGTCAACTGTAACAGATCAGATCTTCCAGTTTTGATCAAACAACACAAGTCACAATCGAAAATGCGTAAGCATTTCAGGAGAGGTCAATATAAGTGGCGTGTGAAGAAAAACGTCGCTTTTATAATGTGGCAAGACGTCAAAATGGTTACACTATTGACTACAGCATTTCATCCACTTACCGAAAAAGCCACATGTGAAAGAACGCAACATGATGGTACCACTAAAACCCTTCCATGTCCAAAAGCTATTGTGGAGTACATAAATAGGATGGGAGGTGTTGACCGTTtcgatcaaaagagaaaaagctATGAGGTCGGAAGAAAAAGCAAGAAGTGGTGGATGCGAATTTTCTATTTCTGCATAAATTTGGCTATCACAAATGCACATTTGTTGTACTCTTCTAATAGTCGCATCCGAAACCCTATGTTGCAGTTGCAGTTCAGGTTGAAGCTGGCACGGGATCTCGTAGGTGATTACACATGCCGAAAACGAAGTCTACAAGCCGAGCCGAAATATGCTACAAAGAAACCCAAAATGTCATCAAACTACCAGAAAGAACGAGTTCCAGACAACCTACGCCTTACGGATGTTGGAAGTCATCAGTTGGAGCAGCTACCAGAATACCGCCGCTGCCGCTTGTGCAGTACGAAAACTAGGAATAAGAGATCTAAAATACAATGCACTAAGTGTAAGGTAACGCTCTGTGCAACACCGTGTTTCAGATTGTTCCACGAAGAGCAGAGTCTTTCATAA
- the LOC129762535 gene encoding uncharacterized protein LOC129762535: MAESKRSTTTSSSSSSSKLRKSKNDLIRSVVGSYLKQRNYMVNDRYRRSELTLTQSTEQVVMNTAIKNEISKANSFLFSNIFCLNNNPAQVDQHFTKLCNFIKCQQERVRQELQELVNPLLCHLYIEMLKGRDWRPAIEFLRKHAPLLGRIEPSTAPPSSSPLIMNQKINGTVEEQQASGIPIATVQHSAIIFSPVQGSSPVNTCPTLETFQQLVHKLSQVTRIQDLENDPLTLQFRTCQYEIQLCSASVTALRRYLAKYGHSLILQILRNWFYFDTSDDKDFVDYSPRLVAPRSAKKPRLAESNGMEVLNGLPMESTEQDSTVETEYDFSEHTEAENTKYLLLNGFNASFMRYKIEELKGGGRIDDSNHQGLSTMDLDDDDDDDDSPLHLPALEEIPTKPDVFQEGGHHHQQQQQQFAEDISGLFRRMSCAEKIRRMRECTEKLNQFQPPLCIYQLENVDDRLTSMAIDADSCHLASGFQDSSIMLWSVNRSTQIGRKPYASLRDRRCCWNVTSCDSSLSEEEEEGDDDCGGGNDGEKIGGRERDYDDPGETSELKKIFRVKSKAEINRLNKLLPVYSRQMNKRERWKQFMERRCSENVFTETGGITLRGHSNAITDLLFSNHSPLLLSVSRDLTMRAWLASDYNCGAVYRGHNHPIWCVAESSTGLYLATGSRDTTARLWSTEREFPLQIYVGHTQDVDAVAFHPNGNYLATGSTDLTVRLWCVTSGKLFRIFTDCRQPIHRIAFSPDGKYLAAAGEENRVRIFDLAAGSQLTELRDHTSAVTYVTWSSNSRHFVSAGADGMIRMWDAVKMVSSSSQSSSSSNSSSNNSAPTRSTTTTNHNNSISPNNSAVNNNAGGSSNNNANHTQKTNSSGASSSSSNNLLLAYATDCRRIYRLHYNHLNGSLSCIGNS, encoded by the exons ATGGCTGAATCGAAAAGATCAACAACAACGTCGTCCTCGAGTAGTAGCAGCAAATTGCGGAAATCCAAGAATGACCTTATCCGTAGCGTCGTCGGAAGCTATTTGAAACAGCGAAACTATATG GTGAACGATCGTTATCGGAGATCGGAACTAACGCTAACCCAATCAACAGAACAGGTCGTCATGAACACTGCCATTAAGAATGAGATCTCCAAGGCGAACAGCTTTCtgttttccaacattttttgtCTGAACAATAATCCGGCCCAAGTGGATCAACATTTCACCAA GCTTTGTAATTTCATCAAATGTCAACAGGAACGTGTTCGCCAGGAGCTACAAGAACTGGTGAATCCACTTCTCTGTCATCTCTATATTGAGATGCTCAAGGGTCGCGACTGGCGTCCGGCCATCGAGTTCCTGCGGAAGCATGCACCTCTGTTGGGTCGTATCGAGCCGTCAACCGCGCCTCCAAGCAGTTCACCCCTGATaatgaatcaaaaaatcaatggaACGGTAGAAGAGCAACAAGCTTCGGGCATTCCAATTGCCACTGTTCAACATTCTGCGATTATTTTTTCACCTGTGCAAGGTTCCTCTCCCGTGAACACTTGTCCCACGTTGGAGACGTTCCAACAGCTCGTCCATAAGCTCTCTCAAGTCACCCGGATTCAGGATCTGGAAAATGATCCACTGACGCTACAGTTTCGTACCTGCCAGTACGAAATTCAACTTTGCTCGGCTTCAGTAACCGCTTTGCGGAGGTACCTGGCGAAATACGGCCACTCGCTTATTCTGCAGATTCTGCGCAATTGGTTTTATTTTGACACGAGCGACGATAAGGACTTTGTCGACTACAGTCCTCGTTTGGTTGCGCCAAGAAGCGCGAAAAAGCCTCGCTTGGCAGAATCCAATGGGATGGAGGTGCTGAATGGGCTTCCGATGGAAAGTACCGAGCAGGATTCAACGGTTGAAACAGAGTATGATTTCTCCGAGCATACGGAGGCGGAGAACACGAAATACCTTCTGCTGAATGGGTTCAACGCTAGCTTCATGCGGTACaagattgaagagctcaagggtGGGGGGAGAATAGATGATAGTAACCACCAGGGATTATCCACTATGGATTTGGATGATgacgacgatgacgatgatagTCCACTTCATCTTCCAGCACTGGAAGAGATACCAACCAAGCCAGATGTGTTTCAAGAGGGTGGCCAccaccaccagcagcagcagcaacaatttGCAGAGGACATTTCCGGGTTATTTCGAAGGATGAGCTGCGCGGAGAAAATACGACGGATGCGGGAATGTACGGAAAAACTGAACCAGTTTCAGCCGCCACTTTGCATTTACCAGTTGGAGAACGTTGACGATCGGTTGACATCGATGGCGATCGATGCGGACAGTTGTCACCTGGCGAGTGGCTTCCAGGATTCGTCCATTATGCTGTGGTCTGTGAATCGAAGTACGCAGATTGGCCGGAAACCGTATGCATCCTTGCGAGATCGGAGATGCTGTTGGAATGTGACTTCCTGTGATAGTAGTTTAAGtgaggaagaagaggaaggagACGACGATTGTGGGGGTGGAAATGATGGCGAGAAGATCGGAGGACGAGAGCGGGATTATGACGACCCGGGGGAAACTTCAGAATTGAAAAAGATATTTCGGGTGAAATCGAAGGCAGAGATCAACAGGCTGAACAAATTGCTTCCAGTGTATAGTAGACAGATGAACAAACGTGAACGGTGGAAGCAGTTTATGGAACGAAGGTGTAGTGAAAACGTATT TACCGAAACCGGCGGAATTACACTGCGCGGACATTCGAACGCCATTACGGATCTGCTGTTTTCGAACCACAGCCCACTGTTGCTGAGCGTTTCGAGAGATCTCACGATGCGAGCGTGGCTTGCCAGCGACTACAATTGCGGAGCGGTATATCGTGGACACAATCACCCGATATGGTGTGTAGCAGAGAGCTCAACCGGTCTGTATCTGGCCACCGGATCGAGGGATACGACTGCCCGTTTGTGGTCTACCGAGCGAGAATTTCCCCTGCAGATATACGTTGGACACACACAAGACGTGGATGCGGTGGCATTTCACCCGAATGGAAATTATTTGGCTACCGGTTCAACGGATTTGACGGTTCGGTTGTGGTGCGTCACCAGTGGGAAACTGTTTCGAATATTTACCGACTGTCGGCAGCCGATTCATCGAATAGCATTCAGCCCGGACGGAAAATATCTTGCTGCTGCTG GGGAGGAAAATCGGGTGCGCATTTTCGACCTGGCTGCCGGTTCGCAACTGACGGAACTACGGGACCATACTTCAGCAGTGACGTACGTTACTTGGAGCTCAAACAGCCGGCATTTTGTGTCGGCTGGCGCTGACGGCATGATTCGTATGTGGGATGCCGTCAAAATGGTTTCATCGTCTTCACAATCGTCATCATCCTCGAACAGTAGCAGCAACAATTCAGCGCCAACTCGTAGCACTACTACAACTAATCACAATAACAGCATTAGTCCAAATAATTCTGCTGTTAATAATAACGCTGGCGGCAGCAGCAATAATAACGCAAACCATACTCAGAAGACCAACTCAAGCGGCGCGTCTTCTTCGTCAAGCAATAATCTCCTGCTCGCTTATGCAACCGACTGTCGACGGATATACCGCCTACACTACAATCACCTGAATGGAAGCCTAAGCTGTATCGGAAACAGCTAA
- the LOC129762662 gene encoding U3 small nucleolar ribonucleoprotein protein IMP4, whose protein sequence is MLRRQARLRREYLYRKAVEGRHKSLQDKKEKIKKALENHTQIHGDLKADALTLQDKLKWNDEGPKRAAEIGGISGGANTADSQDDEYRYAGCEDPKIMITTSRDPSAKLKQFVKELRLIFPNAQRMNRGNFEMKQLVHACCANNVTDFIVVHEHRGVPDNLIVCHLPYGPTAMFNMSGVVMRHDIPEIGPMSEQKPHLIFHNFKTKIAERTVSILKHLFPVPKEDSKRVMTFANHDDYISFRHHTFKTVDKELVMTEVGPRFQLKLYQIKLGTLDQLDAADTEWVYRPYMNTAAKRRFLSDEDGWQQDDDV, encoded by the coding sequence ATGCTCCGTCGCCAGGCCCGACTACGTCGGGAGTACTTATACCGAAAAGCCGTCGAAGGAAGACACAAGTCGCTGCAGGACAAGAAAGAGAAAATAAAGAAAGCACTCGAGAACCACACACAAATTCACGGTGACTTAAAGGCGGATGCTCTGACGCTGCAAGACAAGCTGAAATGGAACGATGAGGGACCAAAGCGGGCGGCCGAAATTGGTGGAATCAGTGGTGGTGCCAACACGGCTGACTCCCAGGACGACGAGTATCGGTACGCTGGGTGCGAAGATCCGAAAATCATGATTACCACTTCCCGTGACCCATCGGCGAAGCTGAAACAGTTCGTGAAGGAATTACGATTGATTTTTCCCAACGCACAACGAATGAACCGAGGCAACTTCGAAATGAAGCAGCTGGTGCACGCGTGCTGCGCGAACAATGTTACCGATTTTATCGTGGTGCATGAGCATCGAGGCGTTCCCGACAATCTGATCGTTTGTCATCTGCCGTACGGACCAACGGCGATGTTCAATATGTCTGGAGTGGTCATGCGACATGATATTCCCGAGATTGGTCCAATGAGTGAACAAAAACCGCATCTTATTTTTcacaatttcaaaacaaaaatagccGAAAGGACGGTGTCAATTTTAAAGCATCTGTTTCCAGTTCCGAAGGAGGACTCCAAACGTGTGATGACGTTTGCGAATCATGACGACTACATTAGCTTTCGACACCACACATTCAAAACGGTCGATAAGGAATTAGTTATGACGGAAGTGGGACCTCGCTTTCAGTTGAAACTATATCAGATAAAACTTGGAACTCTGGACCAGCTGGATGCCGCAGACACGGAGTGGGTCTATCGACCTTACATGAACACCGCAGCCAAAAGAAGGTTTCTCTCGGACGAGGACGGTTGGCAACAAGATGATGATGTATAG